In Amycolatopsis endophytica, the following are encoded in one genomic region:
- a CDS encoding PHP domain-containing protein has product MNPMRIDLHTHSTVSDGTDTPAELVAVAASAGLDVVALTDHDTTAGWAEATAALPPGLTLVPGAELSCVSSFGISIHLLAYLFDPASPAIVAEQTRLRQERRTRLRAMAVRMAADGLPIDADELLGSLGPDSPAGRPHLAQALVRAGLVTSVDEAFAEYLGSGRGYYLPRQDTPVETAIEMIAEAGGVTVFAHPFARSRGRIVSPEAIVELADIGLTGLEVDHPNHDEATRAELRELADGLGLVKTGSSDYHGTNKTIPIGAENTDPEQFEALIEKASGAQIAVG; this is encoded by the coding sequence ATCGACCTGCACACCCATTCCACCGTGTCGGATGGCACGGACACCCCGGCCGAGCTGGTCGCCGTCGCGGCCTCGGCCGGGCTCGACGTGGTCGCGCTGACCGACCACGACACCACGGCAGGCTGGGCCGAGGCGACCGCGGCGCTGCCACCGGGCCTCACCCTCGTGCCCGGCGCCGAGCTGTCCTGCGTGAGCAGTTTCGGCATCAGCATCCACCTGCTCGCGTACCTGTTCGACCCGGCGTCACCGGCCATCGTCGCGGAGCAGACGCGGCTGCGGCAGGAGCGCCGCACCCGGCTGCGCGCGATGGCGGTGCGGATGGCCGCCGACGGCCTGCCGATCGACGCCGACGAGCTGCTCGGCTCCCTCGGGCCGGATTCGCCCGCGGGCCGCCCGCACCTCGCGCAGGCACTCGTGCGGGCCGGGCTGGTGACCAGCGTGGACGAGGCGTTCGCCGAGTACCTGGGCAGCGGCCGCGGCTACTACCTGCCGCGGCAGGACACGCCCGTGGAGACCGCGATCGAGATGATCGCCGAGGCGGGCGGGGTGACGGTGTTCGCGCACCCGTTCGCCCGCAGCCGCGGGCGGATCGTGTCACCGGAGGCCATCGTCGAGCTGGCGGACATCGGGCTGACCGGGCTCGAGGTCGACCACCCGAACCACGACGAGGCGACCCGCGCCGAGCTGCGCGAACTGGCCGACGGCCTGGGCCTGGTGAAGACGGGGTCGAGCGACTACCACGGCACCAACAAGACGATCCCGATCGGCGCCGAGAACACCGATCCCGAGCAGTTCGAGGCGCTCATCGAGAAGGCGTCCGGCGCCCAGATCGCGGTGGGCTGA